A window of Cohnella herbarum contains these coding sequences:
- a CDS encoding ABC transporter permease gives MAQVVPIDVVEGGRRKKTSQIRKYAPLLIMMIPGLLYLLINNYLPMAGIIIAFKKINFAKGIFGSDWIGFDNFTYLFKTSDAYIITRNTILYNVFFITVGTVLALATAILLNEIRKKLLLRTYQAIITLPHLISMVIVSYLVYAMLGAESGFINRTVLPWFGIEDGIMFYSEAKYWPVILSIISFWKSTGFSSIVYFAALMGISEEYYEAARMDGASRLQQIFKITLPILMPVIIMLTLLSVGRIFYSDFGLFYQVPLNAGPLFNTTATIDTYVFNGLLGSGDLGMTAAAGLYQSIVGFVLIIIANYSVRLYNKDNALF, from the coding sequence ATGGCACAAGTTGTACCCATAGATGTAGTTGAGGGCGGAAGGAGGAAGAAGACTTCACAAATCAGGAAATATGCACCTCTATTGATCATGATGATACCCGGGTTACTTTACCTGCTGATCAACAACTATCTTCCGATGGCTGGCATCATCATTGCGTTCAAGAAAATCAACTTTGCCAAGGGGATTTTTGGCAGTGATTGGATCGGATTCGACAATTTCACCTATTTGTTCAAAACGTCGGATGCGTACATCATTACGCGAAATACGATCTTGTACAACGTCTTCTTCATCACCGTCGGGACGGTGCTCGCCCTGGCGACGGCAATTCTGCTGAATGAGATTCGCAAGAAGTTGCTACTCCGAACTTATCAGGCTATCATAACATTGCCTCACCTCATCTCGATGGTAATTGTCAGCTATCTGGTCTACGCCATGCTGGGCGCCGAGTCTGGATTCATTAACCGGACGGTTCTGCCGTGGTTCGGCATCGAGGATGGAATCATGTTTTACAGTGAAGCCAAATATTGGCCCGTCATCTTGTCGATTATTAGCTTCTGGAAGAGCACAGGGTTCTCCAGCATCGTGTACTTTGCTGCGTTGATGGGTATCAGCGAGGAATATTACGAAGCAGCGCGTATGGACGGGGCAAGCCGTTTGCAGCAAATATTCAAGATTACGTTGCCAATTCTAATGCCGGTCATCATTATGCTGACATTGCTTTCGGTGGGACGGATTTTCTATTCCGACTTTGGCCTGTTTTACCAGGTTCCGCTGAATGCCGGTCCGCTATTCAACACGACGGCAACGATCGACACATATGTGTTCAACGGGTTGCTTGGTAGCGGCGATCTTGGCATGACTGCAGCGGCAGGCCTCTATCAGTCGATCGTCGGATTTGTCCTCATCATTATTGCGAATTACTCAGTCAGACTTTACAACAAGGACAACGC